A genomic window from Lotus japonicus ecotype B-129 chromosome 1, LjGifu_v1.2 includes:
- the LOC130734291 gene encoding uncharacterized protein LOC130734291, with protein sequence MDRSEPSLVPQWLRSAGSVAGAGSSAQHFASSSNHADSSSVANNARNRSSRSTSDFDSSRSGFLERSSSSNSRRSSINGSAKHAYSSFNRSHRDKDRDREKDRTNFIDHWDRDGSDPLANLFSGRMERDTLRRSHSMVSRKQGEVLPRRVAADTKSGGSNNQNNGSAIRSGGSVGSSIQKAVFDKDFPSLGAEEKQGIAEIRRVSSPVLGTTASQSLPVSSSALIGGEGWTSALAEVPSIIGSSSAGTLSAQQTLTATSGSVASSSTAGLNMAEALAQTPSRARTAPQVSVQTQRLEELAIKQSRQLIPVTPSMPKASVLNSSEKLKPKTAVRNADMNVVSKSVPQQPSGLHIAGQSVRSVNAKVDTPKTSGKFTDLKTVVWENGASPISKDVSSPTNSKSGNQHAVTSAAASTPVRNPNNLKSSTERKPASSDLKLGSPLDKKHSSSQVQSRNDFFNLIKKKTLMNSSAVLPESGPTVSSPSLEKSGEVNMEIVSPSASLESLGNGAELTSNGNAHEALCRTSDNEGKDSVLSATIYPDEEEAAFLRSLGWEENSDEDEGLTEEEINAFYQECKNLDPSTFKLSQGMQPKLSKLFESYASNLRGASAELSSSGPRSDA encoded by the exons ATGGATAGAAGTGAACCTTCATTAGTTCCACAATGGTTGAGAAGTGCTGGAAGTGTTGCCGGGGCTGGCAGTTCAGCCCAACATTTTGCTTCCTCGTCTAATCACGCAG ATTCATCTTCTGTAGCCAATAACGCTAGGAATAGGTCTTCTAGGAGCACTAGTGATTTTGATAGCTCGCGCTCTGGCTTTCTTGAACGGTCATCCTCATCAAATTCTCGAAGGAGTTCTATCAATGGTTCTGCCAAGCATGCCTACAGTAGTTTCAACAGAAGTCATCGTGACAAGGACCGTGACAGAGAGAAAGATAGAACCAATTTTATAGACCATTGGGATCGTGATGGTTCTGACCCGTTGGCCAATCTATTTTCTGGAAGGATGGAGAGGGATACATTGCGACGTTCTCATTCAATGGTTTCCAGGAAACAGGGTGAGGTTTTACCCCGTAGAGTTGCTGCGGACACAAAATCTGGTGGTAGCAACAATCAGAATAATGGCAGTGCTATTCGTTCTGGGGGTAGTGTTGGTAGTAGCATTCAGAAAGCTGTCTTTGACAAAGATTTTCCTTCACTTGGGGCTGAAGAGAAGCAGGGAATAGCTGAAATAAGGAGGGTTTCATCTCCTGTATTGGGTACTACTGCGAGTCAAAGTTTACCTGTAAGTAGTTCGGCTTTGATTGGAGGGGAGGGATGGACATCTGCACTAGCAGAGGTACCTTCTATAATTGGAAGCAGTAGTGCTGGCACTCTATCAGCTCAGCAAACTCTTACTGCAACTTCGGGATCTGTAGCGTCTAGTTCAACAGCTGGTCTTAATATGGCTGAGGCATTGGCACAGACTCCGTCCCGAGCTCGTACTGCTCCCCAG GTGTCGGTGCAAACCCAGAGGCTTGAGGAACTGGCCATCAAGCAGTCAAGACAGTTGATTCCAGTAACCCCATCAATGCCTAAAGCTTCA GTTCTTAATTCTTCTGAGAAATTAAAGCCAAAAACAGCTGTCAGAAATGCTGATATGAATGTAGTTTCCAAGAGTGTACCACAGCAGCCCTCTGGATTGCACATTGCTGGTCAATCTGTTCGCAGTGTAAATGCCAAAGTTGATACTCCGAAGACATCTGGAAAGTTCACTGATCTTAAAACAGTAGTTTGGGAAAATGGTGCTTCCCCTATCTCCAAGGACGTTTCAAGCCCAACAAACAGCAAATCAGGGAATCAGCATGCTGTTACCTCTGCAGCTGCTTCTACACCTGTGAGGAACCCCAATAACCTAAAATCTTCCACTGAGCGGAAGCCGGCTTCTTCAGATCTGAAACTAGGTTCACCCTTGGATAAGAAACATTCTTCTTCTCAAGTGCAGAGCCGAAATGATTTCTTCAATCTCATTAAGAAGAAAACGTTGATGAACTCCTCTGCAGTTCTTCCAGAATCTGGCCCAACGGTTTCCTCACCCTCATTGGAGAAATCTGGTGAAGTAAATATGGAAATAGTTAGCCCTTCTGCAAGTCTTGAATCTCTTGGAAATGGTGCTGAACTGACTAGCAATGGCAATGCCCATGAAGCGCTTTGCAGAACTTCTGATAATGAAGGAAAAGATTCAGTTCTCTCTGCTACTATATATCCAGATGAGGAGGAAGCTGCATTTCTTCGTTCTCTTGGCTGGGAGGAAAATTCAGATGAGGATGAAGGTCTTACAGAAGAGGAGATCAATGCCTTCTATCAGGAG TGTAAGAATTTGGATCCTTCCACATTCAAACTAAGTCAGGGTATGCAGCCAAAGCTGTCCAAGTTGTTCGAATCTTATGCATCTAACCTGCGCGGAGCTTCTGCTGAATTGAGTTCTTCTGGTCCCAGATCTGATGCTTGA
- the LOC130731746 gene encoding uncharacterized protein LOC130731746 produces the protein MGSENHHHHDLYHQNLHIHNRSTFLPMLCSRTSIKSVSLPQRRDHHPGSFSINPLSPRIGCMGQVKRDNKIAQLPTSQQHRLSLTTTKSNTTSISISPIVKYSKLKKLFSAKNLTTTTTAPPSSCGRTQRVTKVLNCGRGSGCASSCVVELQTNTNGYGRNCCRDAGARLPHSSRSGPQFKSLQVTTVSGADMSRNRNQRRGWISNENVIPISIENMDPPLPVIKGVRKSDEGNSLWKRRSGGVALKSLKLPQIHHPRHHLQLTSV, from the coding sequence ATGGGCAGTGAAAATCATCACCATCATGACTTGTACCATCAGAACCTGCATATCCATAACAGAAGCACATTCCTGCCAATGCTATGTTCAAGGACATCCATAAAAAGTGTGAGTCTTCCACAGAGAAGAGACCATCATCCAGGTTCCTTCTCCATTAACCCTCTTTCCCCAAGAATTGGTTGCATGGGTCAGGTGAAGAGGGACAACAAAATAGCACAACTTCCAACCTCACAACAACATAGACTCAGCCTCACCACCACCAAAAGCAACACCACCTCCATCTCTATCTCCCCTATTGTCAAGTATTCTAAGCTCAAAAAGCTCTTCTCTGCCAAAAACTTAACCACCACCACAACTGCTCCTCCCTCCAGTTGTGGAAGGACGCAACGAGTGAccaaggttttaaattgcggtcgtGGTAGTGGTTGTGCTTCCAGCTGCGTTGTGGAATTGCAGACAAATACTAATGGATATGGCCGCAATTGCTGTCGTGATGCCGGTGCGAGACTCCCACACTCTTCGCGTTCCGGACCGCAATTTAAATCCCTGCAGGTGACAACAGTAAGTGGTGCAGATATGTCCAGGAACAGAAACCAGAGGCGTGGTTGGATTAGTAATGAGAATGTTATTCCCATAAGCATTGAAAACATGGATCCTCCTCTCCCTGTGATCAAGGGAGTGAGAAAGTCAGATGAAGGAAATAGTCTTTGGAAAAGGAGGTCAGGTGGGGTTGCATTGAAAAGTTTAAAGCTTCCACAGATTCACCATCCAAGACATCATCTTCAGCTTACAAGTGTTTGA
- the LOC130731745 gene encoding uncharacterized protein LOC130731745, which yields MASIMRSREEIEPVEENLAVEGNLGGKKALLIGLKHPQMNDIDDVKGKILRMKKFLKDLLGFSDNNITLLIEDGDPDKSQPTDYNIRLETCYLVEHAKPGDILFIHLIAHGCSDGNITTSDKVLLPDNHFRTIIYTAGSLDCTLTIVSDCLIQPENSVCCTPAIPVVSQQDYTRFYTRHPNAKFACVQYPCFCATGLSPVDIETPCITPTLKTHSEETSFPSSRLILLNAFQYDQKKPKEDRGPFFYMPELFLASSTTTTTPPNPHKLYGVFTTIILDIIEETQGRVTSVDLARKAMDKLRMQGIHQNPGLHSNEHHHAYASFLFAD from the exons ATGGCATCTATAATGCGATCACGGGAGGAGATTGAGCCGGTAGAGGAAAATTTAGCAGTTGAGGGAAATTTAGGGGGAAAGAAAGCTCTGTTGATTGGATTGAAACACCCACAGATGAATGATATTGATGACGTGAAAGGGAAGATATTGAGGATGAAGAAATTCCTCAAGGATCTGCTAGGGTTTTCAGATAACAACATCACTCTCTTGATTGAAGATGGAGACCCAGACAAATCACAACCCACTGACTACAACATACGACTGGAGACATGCTATTTGGTTGAGCATGCTAAACCAGGTGACATCCTTTTCATCCACCTCATCGCCCATGGCTGCTCTGATGGCAATATCACTACTTCTGATAAAGTACTCCTCCCAG ATAATCATTTCAGGACAATTATATACACTGCCGGCTCTTTAGATTGTACCCTGACAATTGTCTCCGATTGCCTAATTCAACCTGAAAATTCTGTGTGTTGTACTCCGGCAATACCAGTGGTTAGTCAACAAGACTATACAAGATTTTACACAAGACACCCAAATGCTAAATTTGCCTGTGTGCAATATCCGTGTTTTTGCGCCACCGGTTTGTCTCCCGTTGATATCGAAACACCTTGCATAACTCCAACTCTCAAGACCCACTCAGAGGAGACCAGCTTTCCAAGTTCAAGATTAATTCTCTTGAATGCTTTCCAATATGACCAGAAGAAGCCCAAAGAGGACAGGGGACCCTTCTTCTATATGCCAGAATTATTCTTAGCTTCTTCCACAACCACTACTACTCCTCCTAACCCACACAAATTATATGGGGTTTTTACCACTATCATTCTTGATATAATTGAAGAGACTCAGGGACGAGTTACAAGTGTAGACCTTGCACGAAAGGCTATGGATAAACTTAGGATGCAAGGTATTCATCAAAACCCTGGACTGCATTCCAATGAGCACCACCATGCTTATGCCTCCTTTTTGTTCGCTGATTAG